The Cicer arietinum cultivar CDC Frontier isolate Library 1 chromosome 1, Cicar.CDCFrontier_v2.0, whole genome shotgun sequence genome contains the following window.
AACCATGGGACAGAAAAATATGCTGGTAAAGAAATGCAACATACCCACACGCCCATTGAGAGACATTTTCCACAGCATTCCGGTTAGATAAAACATTCATGTACCAATCCGTCCATTCACTATTTCCCTGtagatttgaaaatttgaaaatgagCTTCATGATTACATGGTTAACTTCTAACAATCATTTTtctgtaaattaaatattaaaacagATGAAAATTACTTAGTGGGATTTGGGAAGAAAACAGAATTGATCAACTGATAGCATATAGCAAACAGTATGGCAATTCGAGTTTAAATACAAGAAAATCCTCAAATGGAATAGTAACAGACCTGCAGATGCTCCTGAATCACACTGTTGTTATTCCCTAACTGAATGAGTTTGTTAGAAATACGGGTCAAATGGCCTATGCTTCCTATCCTGGGTGGTGATTTGCCCTCAGCAGCTGAGGTTGGCTGCTTGAATATATTTTgcaaaaacatatttatcatCAAAAAATATACTAAAGAAGTTGAATCATCTGTTCATTCAAGCggatacaattttaattttgagagaGAGGGTGGATGAGGTCTCGTACCTTGTTTGTACCAGCTTCCAATGTAAAATGCTTCTCTGCTTGAATAACTTTCCCAACAAAATCACAATCACGGAGAATATGTTCCCGAATAGAAGAACTCTTGCTCTCCAAGCatgacattataatattttccACATGGTGATGCAGAAAGTTGTTGTATGGGTACCTATGACAAACAAACAGACAGTGTATCAATGTGTTAGTAACTGCCATTTTAATATTGTAGCTGTTGTAACTtctatttaattactaaataaatagAGAAATAGGGGGAAGGGATAAGCATTGGGTATTTTGTATGTTGGGTTGGTTTGGAAGAGACTAGGCTCTCTAATTCCTGGAGGATTATGTTGGTTATTAGCAGTTTATAATAGCTACTATTGGTGGTAGTTACTGTAGAATTGTTATAttgttatataaataatattcagtTTATCATTCTATTCATTAGTCTCTTAAATACCAGTTTCGAACACAATGCATGAGATGAGATCAAAAGACTTCTGTGCAAGATAACAAAATTGTTGAACTTACTCAAAGAACAAGTTTATAATTCTTTGTACTgcaccaaaatcaatcaatctatTCTCAGCAGCTTCACTACCAACAGTTAATAAGACGGACATAAACTCTACAATCTGAAATAACAAATGTTCAGTTAATATTACGACAGTGCTGCAATATAACTTTCCAACATCATCAAAAATCATgaataataaacataaattataaaggTGTTACgacaaaaaatattcaaaactcAACAACCAATTGCCAACAGAGTAAAATAGTCAAACGCAACAAGTCTGATTAACTAGTTAACCTTCAAACGATGTTTTCCAAGAGGTGGTTGTAACTTGCCATAAGTAGTTGGCAAGAGATTTTCGGCAGAAGAAACATCTAAAAGCTTTAGTAGATCACCTGCAGAACAAGAgctatattagttttttattttctccgCTATAAATTGTgacaacaaaattacaaaaatacagAACAAACAAGCACACCCGAGCATTCATGGCATTAAGATATGATGTTATCATCAATTTGGCTACCTGAAGGGAACCCACATTCAAAGATGGAGTGAGACTCACCATTCAGcacaatatgaattttaaatgtTAGATGTCAGAGTCAGTAATATGGCTTCAAACCtaattgaaaaaatgaatttaattcttGTTTGGTGGTGTTGATGGAATGAACTAGAAGTAATAGTAGGGGTAAAAGAGAAGCATCAGGGTGATGCTTGGAAAGATTAAACCAATATAAAGATGCAAGTTAAATAGCATTTTGTTCATTGACAAACAATCCTCCCCCACTACATAATGTCAAGCTGGTCAGATATGTTTCTATAATCAGCAATTGTGCACATATTAGAGTCATCTTCAACCCAACAAGAGGGAATATTATATTTGCATAAATCGTCACAACATCCATTAAAAAATGAGCAGCCATTTTCCATTTTCCATATGCAACATTGCCTACATCCCTTTGCACTGCTTCATTATGTGGTTTCACTGAATTTTCTCGAGTGatcaaattaaccaaaaaaGTTGAAAATAGCTCTACACAAGGGCACTTACTCCTTAGCCCTCTGCTATTTGCAAATCATTTGTCAACATTGTAAATTCAACCCACCGTGAGCATTCCTGGATGGCTTGACCGCCATGAAGCATGTGGAAACCTCCACACTGGTATTTCCATGGGAGTTGGGCTGAAATCTGGCACCATTAAGGGCCATGGTGGCACTTTAATACTCCCTTCCCTCCGTCCCACAATGAATgtcacatttttaaaaaaattgtctcaaaatCAGTGTCATTTTTAgttttcataatattaattacttttttccaATTGTACCCTCTAATTGATAGTATATGTATCTCTCTCAAGTATTATATTCCATTTTGCATTAATGATAATGTTGAATATGCCAATACTTATAAAGGATAATTTGGTAAACTTACTATTCTGATTCTTTCATTTGTAGTCTTTTCAAGTCTTTTCGTTTCAAAATATGTGCGAAATAAACAAATCTGACCCTCATTGGGGGACGAAGGGCGTAATGTTGAAGCCCATATAATCCAAAAATTGAAAAGTATGTGTCCAAAAGGTATTCAATACAGAAATGAATCTAATACTTCTCAATACGTACCCACAACCCAGgtaatatcctttttttttattttgtttcattcCAATACTTCCTCAAATAAGGGAAAAGCTCCTAAAGAGAATAACCGCAAAACAAATCACCATATATGTTTCTTAAAAAAAGGAATTGAGACTTCAAAGGTCAATGCAACAGGTATGATTCATGTTCCAGAGGTGGACCTCAAAACAATGTCAACTATTAATGAAACTGCTTCTAAGGCATGTGTTGAAGCTACAGTTCAGAGTAGTTATGATTTCATGATAAGTTTCCTCCCAATAATTGTTATAGCCATATTCAGGACTTAGCTATTAAGGATTCTACTAACAAGAATATAGTTTTTATTGTGAGTGATGCTGGCCAGACAATGCCTGACGATGATGTCGATCAAGGTTCNNNNNNNNNNNNNNNNNNNNNNNNNNNNNNNNNNNNNNNNNNNNNNNNNNNNNNNNNNNNNNNNNNNNNNNNNNNNNNNNNNNNNNNNNNNNNNNNNNNNNNNNNNNNNNNNNNNNNNNNNNNNNNNNNNNNNNNNNNNGAGCATGTACCTAATCCTACAAATGAGTACTCAAGTCCGGTGATCAATTTGTGAGCCAGGACCTTTGTGGAACGGGTATGGCTGCTGCTAGCCAATTTTCGCTGCTGCATTACTCTAGTAATAGTTGACACTAGTTGTGAAACCCCTGTTTAAATGTCATTCATAATATGAAAGTGCTTGCTAGGCTTTGGGGAGATGAGGATGAGGTAGACAATATCTCTTTCTGCATTGCAGTTGAATAATGATTCTTCTACTGAGGTTGATAATTTCAGTGGTTTGTCTAAGTCTCAAAAGTATAACTTGAAAAAGAATATGACTTGATTTTAGATTTACTGATTCTTGTTTATTTTGCATGGGTGCTTGGTCTCCCcgtgatttaatattttttgtttttcttcttttttttaataaatttatggtgACATTGGATCATCTTGCCTAAAAATACATCCTTGAATATAGATTCCTAGCTAATTACAGAACTATCACTGTCTTAAATACTTCTCATTTACTACCTCGGATCCCAATTAAAAGACAAaccaaaaatatcaaaatcaatgaACTTATTAATTGTTGTAATAAGTTTGTTGGTTCTCTTCCTATTGGTGAGGAGGAAGAAAAATGGTTCTAGATGGGGAAGAAAACTTTGGTTAACATATCTAGACTGTGTGGTAACTTGATAAAATGGTGTTTTCAAGATAATTGTGCATTTATGTTAATAACTTACATGAGTGCGTCCATAGGTGTGTGGCGTATCTAGATTGTGTAGTATCTTGATTTCATAGAAATTTTTCATATCCCCATATCAATATTGTATCGCAAACATAATATTTCAAACCAGATATAAAAGTTCATATCTAAATTCCGACCTAAACATAACAGGTTATTTGAAGGTCATGGTTGATGGGGGAGTCTTACCTAGGCTTTCTAGCATGCCTTCAACAGTCTCAGGATTTGCAGATACAGTGGATCCATTAGTCATTTGACGGTTAAAAGAATGATACGCTCCAAAAGAAATTCTCTTAGGGTCTAGCAAAGATATGCATATAGATAACGAGTTAACAAGGACAGATTTTGGCCGAGAATCTTCTAGAGCATGACTGAATAATCTTCCTATAAAGCTGCAAATAGAATATGATCAGTTATCActccaaataataaatgcatcAAAAAGTCGTGAGAAACTGatgtaggattgaattggtagctaaaaaaaattagaattcatTTTACCTTGGGCTGGAAATTTTGGCAGAAAGCCCCGCTGGAGCAAATCGTGTAATGGCACAGAGTGTTTCTGCTGTGTTAGCATGCACTTCTGGACAATCCTATGAAAGCCACACCAAATGAATGTACAGTCAGTGAATGTATTTCCTGGCCTTCTCAATAAAGAGAATATGGTTATATATAGTATCCTTACACCATTTATTTGTTCATGCTTCCTAAGTAACTATCTAAACCAACTACAATCTGCATACTGCATTTGTCTTTATACGTCGGAGTGGGTTTAAaggataaattttatcataGAAAAGTGGCAGATCAAGAACAAGTACAACAACGATAAAATTTCTACCAGTAGAAAAAACAAATCTACAGCACAAGGGAGATGCTCCACAGTGCAAGAGTTATTCAATCCTCTAGCATAGAAACACCAaagagaaggagaaaaaaaaccaaaaaaatgcTAACTACCTCAAGACAGCAGGAAGGATAACAAACTATACTCAGTACATGAGCATTCCAAATTTCCAAATTCCAACCCAACCAAATAAATCACATAAAGCATACAATGTCGTGAGCTCTCCCACTATCACTACTGTTAAGACCACTGAAACTAATACAAATAACAGTCCCTAACTCAAATTGCAAACTTTCATTAAAAATTCCTCTGCTCACTGTATATGAGATGTGAATgacaaatatgattttaaatttgatcTACATGATTGTTGGCTCTCAACTAACGCTTTTCTACtgatttaaaatcatatttctcAGTGAAGGGTATAACTGCATCATTCAGTAatgtaaatattgttatttatattgttataaAGTATAAAGAATTGAAAATAGGCAGtggcaaataaaaattatatagcATCAGTGTATATTCACATACATAATCTACTTACTTGCATTAGTTGTCAACCTAAAAATATGCAAATATACCCAAATCCTGAAGACATTTTACCAAATTAATGATACTTACTGAAGAACTGAACTTGTCCACAATCATCTCAAGCACATCAGTATCTTCAATCCACTGCATCGCATCCACATGATTTACATACATATGCTCATCCGCACCAATCAAGCGAATTAAAACCTGGTTTGTGTAAGAGAAAAGTCACCAACAGAATCAGCAAGCAGGCACACACACTGATGTATATGAAGGTATCTAGTTTTCTTATTTAATAAGGGTTTTGTCATAATAATTACGGTTTAGATTTGGGATAAATCCTTTATCAAGGAAAAGTTCAATAGTATAATTTGTACTCCGCGTGCCCACATGATTGGTACGCCATAATATATGTCCACACAAGGACAACTAGCAGATTTCTCACCAAATATTGGCAGCCCAATTTCTGAACACATTGTATTCAAGTTTAAAATAGAGAATTCGGATTAAACAGCTTAAAGTGGAGCGTGGTTAAGTGTGTCTATTTAAGGAATGAATATGTTAGAGCTGTAACTATGCTTACTTTACCTTGTAAGTAGTCTAGATTACCTGAATTCAGGGATCATAACTTTATcagaattaattaataaattaattaggaCCAGGAGTCCTATATAAGTACCACTCATTGTTTTATGAAGTGTATTTTACCCTTGAATTCTTGAGTGTTCATATCAATCCTTAGGCACCAAATTGGGGAAGTGTAGACATGCTAAAAGTAGGAAAAGGGAAACGAGACACTTGAACTAATAGATGTGTCAATGATGATGAGGGAAGAgctttatcataatttttttaatggagGACATGAGTTTTCTTTGAATTCTTATAGAACTTACTCCTACTACAAAAGAATGTGATGTTTAAGATAAAATAACCAAGTTATTTCTCCTTGCCAGCCTATTGATCCAGTACCTTTACCATTATTATTTACCTGCTGACCTCAAATGTAGTAAGCTCTCTATGACTATAAGCTTGCTTTAATGTGCACTGTGCTGCTCAATCTTTAAATGTGGGTGACAATGTTATGGTACACATTCATTCAGATCCAGAACGTTTGATTTGAGATTGTTTGTTGTTGTTTGATAATTCCGATTTATATTCTATTTTGGATTATCTTATTCCAGCTTAGAACACGATTAGCTTATTAATCTGTTTGGCTTTGTTGGACCTATAAATAGTTCTTGGTGTAAGCATTCGgccaatatttattttattatgctATTGAGTTCTCTTCTCTCAAACAGTATCTAATATCCGAGTCATTAAAACACTACCGAGATAACTGTTCTGCCTTATCTAGGGAGTACCCTGCAGAGAGGAGTAATATTGGATTGTCTTGAACCACACTCACACATACAACCACATGAAAAGAGAATACAAAGAGGAACAGAAATTCAGTCGCCAATGAAAGTGAACGATTATTTAATATCAAAAGATAATGATTCCAATACACGTGTGTTGACAACGAATACAAGTAAAAGGATAATATATAGCAAAGCAAAGAATAAATGTTGCCAAAAACCAACCTCCATGATAGATGTAATCCCAATCAACTCAACTAGTTTCTTGACAATTTCCTGATGAGCCTGGATGAACAGTAAGCAAATTGATAATTGCAACTCAATGAAAGCTTAACACTATAAAAAAGCAATCAA
Protein-coding sequences here:
- the LOC101494402 gene encoding uncharacterized protein isoform X3, which codes for MQYVQAHQEIVKKLVELIGITSIMEVLIRLIGADEHMYVNHVDAMQWIEDTDVLEMIVDKFSSSDCPEVHANTAETLCAITRFAPAGLSAKISSPSFIGRLFSHALEDSRPKSVLVNSLSICISLLDPKRISFGAYHSFNRQMTNGSTVSANPETVEGMLESLGDLLKLLDVSSAENLLPTTYGKLQPPLGKHRLKIVEFMSVLLTVGSEAAENRLIDFGAVQRIINLFFEYPYNNFLHHHVENIIMSCLESKSSSIREHILRDCDFVGKVIQAEKHFTLEAGTNKPTSAAEGKSPPRIGSIGHLTRISNKLIQLGNNNSVIQEHLQGNSEWTDWYMNVLSNRNAVENVSQWACGRPTALHDRNRDSDEDDYQDRDYDVAALANNLSQAFRYGIYNNDDDMEEVDRSLERDDEQDVYFDDESAEVVISSLRLGDDHESGSLFTNSNWFAFEEDRDRVANERSTGSLASPSPNAEEDIKSASEDYKTASEDEDLADTATSSPEAEPKSEPVGTDKAVEWVEWRESLDTSDPSEVLPNGELDAAESPSPSSSVALTKDEQMDAAPLASPDENLSVGPSDQTQTESNSPSSPASSYVDAALAEVGGDSNTTDDNKGIEQMSS